Proteins from a genomic interval of Clostridium sp. 'deep sea':
- a CDS encoding ABC transporter permease, whose translation MKKTKVKEFLQDSWLALRLPIAAIVLGLLVGAAIMIFVGIQDGLSLSQVLLLPIRGYGALFNSTFGSLYGFGEALVYVVPLILTGLSVAFAFRCGLFNIGAEGQMLVGLFAAAYVGFTFNNIPVILQMFLAILAGAIAGGLWGALVGWLRAKRGLHVVITSIMFNYIAFHLYNYFVGSTNWFKDEYAQGSRAINPAIKLPKISLFAPSRANWGILIAIIAAVVVYIILWKTKTGFEVRAVGKSQEAARYAGISVSKNFVIAMLISGVLSGLAGVTHLLGTQARATSLSMNIGFGIDGIAVALIGQNHPLGVVLAAFLMAILKRGAPLMQTYGISKEVIAIVQAAIIFFVAADKMVKWIYERRDKKVKGVANNE comes from the coding sequence ATGAAGAAAACTAAAGTAAAGGAATTTTTGCAAGATTCTTGGCTAGCTCTTAGGCTACCAATAGCAGCAATAGTGCTTGGTTTACTAGTGGGTGCTGCAATAATGATATTTGTTGGTATTCAAGATGGTTTAAGTTTATCACAAGTACTACTACTACCTATAAGAGGTTATGGGGCTTTATTTAACAGTACATTTGGAAGCTTGTATGGCTTTGGTGAGGCCTTAGTTTATGTTGTACCGCTTATCTTAACAGGGTTATCAGTGGCTTTTGCTTTTAGATGTGGTTTGTTTAACATAGGAGCGGAAGGTCAAATGTTAGTTGGCTTATTTGCAGCTGCTTATGTTGGTTTTACATTTAATAATATCCCCGTTATTTTACAAATGTTTTTAGCAATTTTAGCAGGTGCAATAGCTGGAGGGCTATGGGGTGCTTTGGTAGGGTGGCTGAGAGCAAAACGTGGACTGCATGTAGTTATCACATCAATAATGTTTAACTATATTGCATTTCACCTATATAACTATTTTGTAGGAAGCACTAATTGGTTTAAGGATGAGTATGCTCAAGGATCAAGGGCCATTAATCCGGCAATTAAGCTACCTAAAATATCTCTATTTGCACCGTCTAGGGCTAACTGGGGTATTTTAATAGCTATCATAGCTGCTGTGGTTGTTTATATAATATTATGGAAAACAAAAACTGGTTTTGAGGTGCGAGCTGTAGGAAAATCTCAAGAGGCCGCCCGTTATGCTGGTATTAGTGTCTCAAAGAATTTTGTAATAGCCATGTTAATTAGTGGTGTTTTATCTGGTTTGGCGGGGGTAACTCATTTATTAGGCACACAAGCTCGTGCAACCTCACTTAGTATGAATATTGGTTTTGGTATAGATGGAATTGCTGTTGCCTTAATAGGGCAAAATCATCCTTTAGGTGTTGTATTGGCTGCTTTTTTAATGGCAATTTTAAAGCGAGGAGCACCACTTATGCAAACCTATGGCATTTCAAAAGAGGTAATAGCTATTGTTCAGGCTGCAATTATATTCTTTGTGGCAGCTGATAAAATGGTTAAATGGATTTATGAAAGACGAGATAAAAAAGTGAAGGGAGTTGCAAACAATGAATAA
- a CDS encoding ABC transporter permease, which yields MNKAAWISLFYITLRMTAPLLLTALGAIFSERSGVINIALEGIMTMGAFFALVVTYATHNPLLGVLAAILSGAVIAALHALVSIKYKANQAVSGVAINILAAGLTAFLLNIFYGHGGQSPSIDLAWQLPRWFVGLRKIPFIGPMIGGHSPITYIAFIMVPVTWFILYKTSLGLRLRAVGEHPRAADTLGVNVYKMRYFGVIMSGVLGGLAGAIFTIGEGTSFLEGMIAGRGFIALAAMIFGNWMPFRTMLACLLFGFTTSLQLVAQATGITSVSPKILASLPYFLTILALAGFVGKTVDPAASGKPYEKEGK from the coding sequence ATGAATAAAGCTGCTTGGATTTCACTTTTTTACATCACCTTAAGAATGACAGCTCCTTTACTGTTAACAGCTTTAGGTGCTATATTCTCGGAGCGATCTGGAGTAATTAATATTGCTTTAGAAGGAATTATGACTATGGGTGCTTTTTTCGCACTAGTAGTAACCTATGCAACTCATAATCCATTATTAGGGGTTTTGGCTGCTATTTTATCTGGTGCAGTTATTGCGGCTTTACATGCCTTGGTTTCAATAAAATATAAAGCAAATCAGGCTGTAAGTGGTGTAGCCATTAACATATTAGCAGCTGGATTAACAGCTTTTTTATTGAATATATTTTATGGACATGGTGGACAATCTCCTTCAATTGATTTAGCATGGCAATTACCTAGGTGGTTTGTTGGCCTGCGCAAAATACCATTTATAGGGCCTATGATTGGAGGTCACTCTCCTATAACCTATATTGCTTTTATAATGGTACCTGTAACGTGGTTTATACTCTATAAAACTTCATTAGGTTTAAGGCTAAGAGCTGTAGGTGAACACCCACGTGCGGCAGATACTTTAGGTGTTAATGTATATAAAATGAGATATTTCGGTGTTATTATGAGTGGAGTATTAGGTGGTTTGGCTGGAGCGATATTTACAATTGGTGAAGGTACATCATTTTTAGAAGGTATGATAGCAGGTAGAGGCTTTATTGCTTTAGCCGCCATGATATTTGGTAATTGGATGCCTTTTAGAACTATGTTAGCATGTTTATTATTTGGCTTTACAACCTCATTACAGTTGGTTGCACAGGCCACCGGAATTACCTCAGTGTCACCTAAAATCTTAGCTTCATTGCCTTATTTTTTAACTATACTAGCTTTAGCAGGATTTGTTGGTAAAACAGTTGATCCAGCAGCAAGTGGTAAGCCATACGAAAAAGAAGGAAAATAG
- the dnaE gene encoding DNA polymerase III subunit alpha, whose product MSKFVHLHLHTEYSLLDGACRINDLVKKAKQLGMPAIAITDHGNMHGYVDFYKACKAADIKPIIGCEVYVAPGSRFIKKSRKKNDNSETYGGPAHLVLLAENNTGYKNIMKLCSLGYTEGFYYKPRVDHEILEKYSEGIIVLSACLGGEIPRALMSKKYDEAKKVALWYQNVFGKNNYFLEIQDHGIAAQKDVNEGLYKLSVETGIPLVATNDTHYIEKEDSLFHDLLLCIQTKRSIFEPSRDENPSGRMKFPSDEFWFKDYDDMAKLFPNHLEALDITEKIAERCNVEIEFGNYHLPKFPCPEGYNEQTYLRQLVNEGLKQRYPEITQEVLDRVETEFAVIEKKGFSGYFLIVWDFINWSRNNGIRVGPGRGSVAGSIIAFALGIMEIDPLKYNTLFERFLDFNRPDPPDIDVDFLDNRRDEVIEYVKEKYGADRVAQIATFGTFGAKGSVKDVARYLLPKEDKMNLVMGDKIAELIPENPKITLQKALEESPDLMALYKSDPQVRKIYDLARKIEGLARHSSVHAAAVVIAPETVTNYAPVLVKNGIVSTQLSKNPVESLGLLKMDFLGLRTLTIISDTLENIKMDTGEDLDIDAIPLDDRKSYEMLGEGDTSR is encoded by the coding sequence ATGAGCAAATTTGTACATTTACATCTTCATACAGAATATAGTTTGCTCGATGGAGCTTGTAGAATAAATGATTTAGTTAAAAAAGCTAAACAGCTTGGCATGCCAGCGATTGCAATTACTGACCATGGAAATATGCATGGTTATGTAGATTTTTATAAGGCATGTAAAGCAGCAGATATAAAACCCATAATAGGGTGTGAAGTATACGTAGCGCCAGGCTCTAGATTTATAAAAAAATCAAGAAAAAAAAATGACAATAGTGAAACCTATGGTGGACCTGCTCACTTAGTATTGTTAGCAGAAAACAATACAGGTTATAAAAATATTATGAAACTGTGTTCGCTTGGTTATACAGAAGGGTTTTATTATAAACCTAGAGTAGATCATGAAATTTTAGAAAAATACTCAGAAGGAATTATAGTGTTAAGTGCCTGTTTAGGGGGAGAAATACCAAGAGCCTTAATGAGCAAAAAATACGATGAAGCCAAAAAAGTAGCACTTTGGTATCAAAATGTATTTGGAAAAAACAATTATTTTTTAGAAATTCAGGATCATGGTATTGCTGCTCAAAAAGACGTGAATGAGGGTTTATATAAGCTAAGTGTAGAGACTGGAATTCCTTTAGTTGCTACTAATGATACCCATTATATAGAAAAAGAAGATTCCTTATTTCATGACTTACTTCTATGTATTCAAACTAAACGAAGTATATTTGAGCCTTCTAGAGATGAGAACCCTTCTGGTAGAATGAAGTTTCCTTCTGATGAATTTTGGTTTAAAGACTATGATGATATGGCAAAGCTCTTTCCAAATCATTTAGAGGCCCTTGATATTACTGAAAAAATTGCAGAACGTTGTAATGTTGAAATTGAGTTTGGAAATTATCATTTACCTAAGTTTCCTTGTCCAGAGGGTTATAATGAACAGACTTACTTAAGGCAGCTTGTAAATGAAGGATTAAAACAGCGATATCCAGAAATAACCCAAGAGGTTTTAGACCGAGTTGAGACTGAGTTTGCTGTTATTGAGAAAAAAGGATTTTCAGGATATTTTTTAATTGTATGGGATTTTATTAATTGGTCTAGAAATAATGGAATTAGAGTAGGCCCTGGTAGAGGTTCTGTAGCGGGCTCCATTATTGCCTTTGCTTTAGGAATAATGGAAATAGATCCCTTAAAATATAACACCCTATTTGAAAGATTTTTAGATTTTAATCGACCAGATCCACCTGATATTGATGTGGATTTTTTAGATAATCGTAGAGATGAAGTAATAGAATATGTAAAAGAAAAATACGGTGCTGATAGGGTTGCACAAATAGCTACCTTTGGTACTTTTGGGGCCAAAGGATCTGTTAAAGATGTGGCCAGATATTTGTTACCCAAAGAAGATAAAATGAACCTAGTAATGGGTGATAAAATAGCAGAACTAATACCTGAAAACCCTAAAATTACCTTACAAAAAGCCCTTGAAGAAAGTCCTGACTTAATGGCGTTGTATAAATCGGATCCACAGGTAAGAAAAATATATGATTTAGCAAGAAAAATTGAGGGTTTAGCAAGGCATTCGTCTGTACATGCCGCGGCAGTAGTAATTGCACCCGAAACAGTAACAAATTATGCTCCTGTGTTAGTTAAGAATGGTATTGTATCTACTCAATTATCTAAGAATCCAGTAGAATCTTTGGGTTTATTAAAAATGGACTTTTTAGGTCTAAGAACCTTAACAATAATTTCGGATACCTTAGAAAATATAAAAATGGATACAGGTGAAGATTTAGATATAGATGCTATACCTCTAGATGACCGTAAGTCATATGAAATGTTAGGTGAAGGAGATACCTCTAGATGA
- the dnaE gene encoding DNA polymerase III subunit alpha → MTVSHSEGMRNILTQLKPSRLEDIIAINALYRPGPIKSIPDYINNSNIDKINYLFDSLEKHLGETYGVIVYQEQVMKIVQDIAGFTPMEANYLRKALSKKKMKQVMSYREQFIEGGKKVSYSEKKLAILWDQMASFGEYGFNKSHSSAYGYLAYQTAYLKANYPLHFMAAEITNVMNDTAKVAYYLHEAERMNIETVPPDINYSTHNFTVRDNKITFGLLAIKNVGIGAINSIVEARKKDGPFVSLYDFCFRVDLGKVNKRTIESLIQAGAMKSLGLRRSQLIAVVEECLSKSSKETEKKQNGQFSLFDFHEDENSEIVINIPDIDEFPSRRLLEMEKELTGLYLSGHPLGEYKKAFKDSVSHDCIELTNDLDKQSVRLGGMIKSSRTITTKKGDLMCFLVLEDLSGTVDVTVFPKTYEQYRSQLSEGKILLITGSVNVRNDKAGVVLDKCASIASDIESLHIVLNEELKDTDLREITYIVKEYSGYIPLYIHVNEKTILAGNHLHIEIKDELITRLQSLHGVSEVYTGYKSIGEGI, encoded by the coding sequence ATGACCGTAAGTCATAGTGAGGGAATGAGAAATATTCTTACTCAACTCAAACCCTCAAGGCTTGAAGATATCATAGCTATTAATGCCCTTTATAGACCTGGTCCGATTAAGTCTATTCCTGATTACATTAATAACTCAAATATAGATAAAATAAACTACCTATTTGACTCCTTAGAAAAACACTTAGGTGAAACATATGGTGTTATAGTATATCAAGAACAGGTCATGAAAATAGTACAAGACATTGCTGGATTTACACCAATGGAAGCAAACTATTTACGTAAAGCATTATCAAAGAAAAAAATGAAACAAGTTATGTCGTATAGAGAGCAGTTTATTGAGGGTGGAAAAAAGGTTTCGTATAGTGAAAAAAAATTAGCTATTTTATGGGATCAGATGGCTAGTTTTGGTGAGTATGGCTTTAATAAATCTCATAGTAGTGCTTATGGATATTTAGCATATCAAACAGCATATTTAAAAGCCAATTATCCACTTCACTTTATGGCAGCTGAAATTACCAACGTAATGAATGATACAGCTAAGGTAGCCTATTATTTACATGAAGCAGAGAGAATGAATATTGAAACTGTACCACCAGATATTAATTACTCAACTCATAACTTTACAGTAAGAGATAATAAAATAACTTTTGGTTTGTTGGCTATTAAAAATGTAGGGATAGGAGCAATTAACTCTATAGTTGAAGCTAGAAAAAAAGATGGCCCGTTTGTTTCACTTTATGACTTTTGCTTTAGAGTAGATTTAGGTAAAGTTAATAAACGGACTATAGAATCCTTAATACAGGCTGGGGCGATGAAGTCTTTAGGATTGCGCAGATCACAATTAATAGCTGTAGTTGAGGAGTGTTTAAGTAAGTCCTCAAAAGAAACAGAAAAAAAACAAAATGGACAGTTTTCATTGTTTGATTTTCATGAGGATGAAAACAGTGAGATTGTAATAAACATACCAGATATAGATGAGTTTCCTTCTCGAAGATTGTTAGAAATGGAAAAAGAGCTTACTGGGCTTTATTTATCTGGACATCCATTAGGCGAATATAAAAAGGCATTTAAGGATTCGGTGTCACATGATTGTATTGAGCTAACCAATGACCTAGATAAACAGAGCGTAAGGCTTGGTGGTATGATTAAATCATCACGAACAATTACTACCAAAAAAGGTGATTTAATGTGTTTTTTAGTATTAGAAGATCTTTCTGGAACTGTGGATGTAACTGTATTTCCCAAAACGTATGAACAGTATCGATCACAGTTATCTGAAGGTAAAATTTTATTAATAACTGGATCTGTAAATGTTCGTAACGATAAAGCAGGGGTAGTATTAGATAAATGTGCTTCAATTGCCTCAGATATTGAATCATTACACATAGTGTTAAATGAAGAGTTAAAGGATACAGATTTAAGAGAAATAACCTATATAGTTAAAGAATACTCAGGTTACATACCTTTGTATATACATGTTAATGAAAAAACTATTTTAGCTGGAAATCATTTGCATATAGAAATAAAAGATGAGCTAATAACAAGATTACAATCATTGCATGGTGTTAGTGAGGTGTATACTGGATATAAAAGTATAGGAGAGGGTATATAA
- a CDS encoding aldo/keto reductase, with the protein MKYRKLGSTGLEVSVVGFGGIPIQRVSKEEAVKLLQVAKDNGINFIDTARGYASSEAKIGYALEQVKGDFIIASKSMARDAKGYTEELKQSLENLRVNCIDLYQFHNVSSEQAYEQVMGDNGAYEAALKAQQQGLIKYIGFTSHKVDLARKAVESGKFATLQVPFNAVEDHFLEVLELAYKKNIATIIMKPMAGGSLDSGDLALRYILEYNVTTVIPGMQKIEEIIENSSVGNSYKPLTKTEKTKLQEVAKQLGDKFCRRCEYCLPCPQGIKIPAMFILDGYYSRYNLQEWATERYRSLDVTAADCIDCGLCETKCPYQLPIRDMLKEVASHFSSSKS; encoded by the coding sequence ATGAAATATAGGAAATTAGGTAGTACTGGGCTAGAGGTTAGCGTTGTTGGATTTGGTGGAATACCAATTCAAAGGGTTAGTAAAGAAGAGGCAGTTAAACTTCTTCAGGTTGCAAAAGATAATGGTATAAACTTTATAGATACTGCTAGGGGTTACGCCAGTAGTGAAGCAAAAATTGGCTATGCCTTAGAGCAGGTAAAGGGGGACTTCATTATTGCCTCTAAGTCTATGGCAAGAGATGCAAAGGGGTATACTGAAGAGTTAAAACAGAGTTTAGAGAATTTAAGAGTCAATTGTATTGATTTATATCAATTTCATAATGTTAGCTCTGAGCAAGCTTACGAGCAAGTTATGGGTGATAATGGTGCATATGAAGCGGCTCTTAAAGCACAGCAACAAGGCTTAATTAAATACATTGGTTTTACTAGCCATAAAGTAGATTTGGCCAGAAAGGCGGTAGAATCAGGTAAGTTTGCAACATTGCAGGTTCCTTTTAACGCAGTTGAAGACCACTTCTTAGAAGTATTAGAGCTTGCATATAAAAAGAATATAGCTACAATAATAATGAAACCAATGGCTGGGGGCTCTTTAGACTCTGGTGATTTGGCATTGAGGTATATACTTGAATATAATGTAACAACAGTAATACCTGGCATGCAAAAAATTGAGGAAATAATCGAAAACTCCTCTGTAGGTAATAGCTATAAACCTTTGACCAAAACAGAAAAAACTAAATTGCAAGAGGTAGCTAAACAATTAGGAGATAAATTCTGTAGAAGATGTGAGTATTGTTTACCATGTCCTCAGGGTATAAAAATACCTGCAATGTTTATTCTAGACGGTTATTATTCTAGGTATAACTTACAGGAATGGGCAACTGAAAGGTACAGAAGCTTAGATGTTACTGCAGCTGATTGTATTGATTGTGGTTTATGTGAAACCAAATGTCCTTATCAACTACCAATTAGAGACATGTTAAAAGAAGTAGCAAGTCATTTTAGCAGTAGTAAATCATAG
- a CDS encoding aspartate-semialdehyde dehydrogenase, producing the protein MKKYNIAIVGATGAVGRTLLRLFTKEDFPIGDLTLLASSRSAGRRIEFCGDNLIVEETTEDSFHGIDIAFFCAGGSISKKYAKHAVEAGAVVIDNSSYFRLDPNVPLVVPEVNPEAVKNHKGIIANPNCSTIIMLLAVKPLLNISPIKRIIYSTYQAVSGAGNPAVSELEQQVRGYVEGSIPEAEILPTASAEKHYQMAFNVLPQVDVFAEDYYTKEEWKMVKESHKILGDNSIGITGTCVRVPVFWCHSESVNIQFERNVTRDEVIRVLNEAEGVEVCDDPANQIYPMPLDYYDRDEVFVGRIREDKTVLGGLNIWVVGNQLRKGAATNALQIAKLLIEQE; encoded by the coding sequence TTGAAAAAGTATAATATTGCCATTGTAGGTGCGACTGGAGCAGTTGGTAGAACACTTCTTAGATTGTTTACTAAAGAGGATTTCCCAATTGGTGACTTAACCTTATTGGCATCTTCAAGATCAGCTGGCAGAAGAATTGAATTTTGTGGTGATAACTTAATAGTAGAAGAAACCACAGAGGACAGTTTTCATGGTATAGATATTGCATTCTTCTGTGCTGGAGGTTCTATTAGTAAAAAATATGCTAAACATGCAGTAGAAGCTGGGGCAGTTGTTATTGATAATAGCTCTTACTTTAGGCTAGATCCAAATGTGCCACTTGTAGTACCAGAGGTTAATCCTGAAGCTGTTAAAAATCATAAAGGAATTATTGCTAATCCAAATTGCTCAACAATAATAATGTTATTAGCTGTTAAACCTTTACTTAACATAAGCCCTATAAAGAGAATAATATATTCAACATATCAGGCTGTTTCTGGAGCAGGAAACCCTGCTGTTTCTGAACTAGAGCAACAGGTAAGGGGATATGTTGAGGGATCAATTCCTGAGGCAGAGATTTTACCAACAGCTAGTGCTGAAAAACACTATCAAATGGCATTTAATGTACTACCACAGGTTGATGTATTTGCTGAAGATTATTATACAAAAGAAGAATGGAAAATGGTTAAAGAGAGCCATAAAATCTTAGGTGATAATAGTATTGGTATAACTGGAACCTGTGTAAGAGTACCTGTTTTTTGGTGTCACTCAGAATCTGTTAATATTCAGTTTGAGAGAAACGTTACTAGAGATGAGGTTATAAGAGTACTGAATGAAGCTGAGGGTGTTGAGGTTTGTGATGATCCAGCTAATCAAATTTATCCCATGCCACTCGATTACTACGATAGAGATGAGGTCTTTGTAGGAAGAATAAGAGAAGATAAAACAGTTTTGGGTGGTTTAAACATTTGGGTAGTTGGTAATCAATTACGCAAAGGTGCTGCAACAAATGCATTACAAATAGCTAAGCTATTGATTGAACAAGAATAA
- a CDS encoding glycine C-acetyltransferase, with protein MNNTYQQHFKNTLADLKEQGLYNSNIRSLGSPQGAWLQIEGKKVLNMCSNNYLGLANDERIRDAAKEAIDSYGVGPGAVRSIAGTMDLHGQLEALIAKFKNAEAVITLQSGFQANTTVIPLLAGKNDTIISDELNHASIIDGVRLSGCKNKKIYKHSDMADLERCLKEERPGRTLIITDGVFSMDGDVANLPGIVELAEKYNAAVMVDDAHGEGVLGKGGRGIVDHFNLHGRVDVEVGTFSKAIGTVGGCVAGSKELIDYIKQRGRPFLFSSATTPPDVAATIKSFEILMESDELVNRLWSNGDYFKQKMQELGFDTGHSHTPITPVMIGAASEASKMSKELFEEGIFATSIGFPTVAKGKARIRVMISAAHTKEDLDFAVDKFALVGRKMGLIK; from the coding sequence ATGAACAATACGTATCAGCAACATTTTAAGAACACATTGGCTGATTTAAAAGAACAAGGATTATACAATAGTAATATTCGTAGCTTGGGAAGCCCACAGGGTGCATGGCTACAAATAGAAGGTAAAAAAGTACTTAATATGTGCTCAAATAATTACTTAGGATTAGCTAATGATGAGCGTATTAGAGATGCAGCAAAAGAAGCAATTGATAGTTATGGTGTTGGACCAGGTGCTGTACGTTCAATTGCTGGTACTATGGATTTACATGGACAACTAGAGGCCTTAATTGCTAAATTTAAAAATGCAGAGGCAGTAATCACATTGCAGTCTGGTTTTCAGGCTAATACAACAGTAATTCCTTTATTAGCTGGCAAAAATGATACTATTATTAGTGACGAGTTAAACCATGCTAGTATTATTGATGGTGTTCGTTTATCTGGTTGCAAAAATAAAAAAATCTATAAACATAGTGATATGGCTGATTTAGAGAGATGTTTAAAAGAGGAACGCCCTGGTAGAACACTAATTATCACTGATGGTGTATTTAGTATGGATGGTGATGTAGCTAATTTACCAGGAATAGTAGAGTTAGCCGAAAAGTATAATGCAGCCGTTATGGTTGACGATGCTCATGGTGAGGGTGTTTTAGGCAAAGGTGGTAGAGGTATTGTTGATCACTTTAATCTCCATGGTAGAGTAGACGTAGAGGTTGGTACATTCTCTAAAGCTATTGGAACAGTTGGTGGTTGTGTAGCTGGAAGCAAAGAATTGATTGATTATATTAAACAGCGTGGTCGTCCATTTTTATTTAGTTCAGCCACTACTCCTCCAGATGTAGCTGCAACAATTAAATCATTTGAAATTTTAATGGAAAGTGATGAATTAGTTAATAGATTATGGAGTAATGGAGATTACTTTAAGCAGAAAATGCAGGAGTTAGGATTTGATACAGGACATAGTCATACACCTATTACACCTGTAATGATTGGTGCGGCGTCAGAGGCTAGTAAAATGAGTAAAGAATTATTTGAAGAGGGCATTTTTGCGACCTCTATTGGATTCCCAACAGTTGCAAAAGGTAAAGCAAGAATTAGAGTAATGATTTCAGCTGCTCACACAAAAGAAGATTTAGATTTTGCAGTTGATAAATTTGCTTTGGTTGGTCGAAAAATGGGGTTAATTAAATAA
- a CDS encoding pitrilysin family protein encodes MSIFKNVDYNNGCVINTSVIKKFKTVTIKVYIIRELDKMATMTALLAKVLQRGTANFKTTRDIEQELERIYGSRLKGRARKIGEKHMLEFALHMPCQKYLNNEIDIYTDGLKLFKEILLNPYLENGSFCDEYVNQEKNILKQEIESVYNDKEDWALKRCIEISCEGEPFSIPSYGVLNDLDSINSESLYKFYKDIIINSNVQIFVVGDIDEENMIKTIDKNLIWNKKTSEIKPYIKNEKLPKQEKLVIEEDNVNQGKLVMSLRTKVDPCHELLPALLMFNNILGGGSHSKLFTAVREKHSLAYYASSQTVRNKQMLFIEAGIEPSKFEQTKKIIKEQLADMVKGSISDTELDRARTALVNSLWALQDYSGGNIDYYLVGLLTGCSYSTEQMEKQISRVTKDDVIRVARQTAIDTIYFLTSTKEAN; translated from the coding sequence ATGAGTATATTTAAAAATGTAGATTATAATAATGGCTGTGTGATAAATACATCTGTTATTAAAAAGTTTAAAACTGTGACTATTAAAGTATACATAATACGTGAGCTAGATAAAATGGCAACGATGACCGCACTTTTGGCAAAAGTACTGCAAAGAGGTACAGCAAATTTTAAAACAACAAGAGATATAGAACAAGAGCTTGAAAGAATATATGGATCAAGACTAAAGGGTAGGGCTCGTAAAATAGGTGAAAAACACATGTTAGAATTTGCTTTACATATGCCATGCCAAAAGTACTTAAATAATGAAATAGATATTTATACAGATGGCTTAAAATTATTTAAAGAGATATTATTAAATCCTTATCTAGAGAATGGTAGCTTTTGTGATGAATATGTAAACCAAGAAAAAAATATTTTAAAGCAAGAGATTGAATCGGTCTATAACGATAAAGAAGATTGGGCACTAAAAAGATGTATAGAAATTTCATGTGAGGGAGAGCCTTTTTCTATACCTTCGTATGGAGTTTTAAATGATTTAGACAGTATTAATAGTGAAAGCCTTTATAAGTTTTATAAAGATATTATTATTAACTCTAATGTTCAAATTTTTGTAGTTGGCGATATTGATGAAGAAAATATGATAAAAACAATAGACAAAAACCTCATATGGAATAAAAAGACCAGTGAAATTAAACCATATATAAAAAATGAGAAACTTCCTAAACAAGAAAAGTTAGTTATTGAAGAGGATAATGTCAATCAGGGAAAGCTGGTGATGAGTTTAAGGACTAAAGTTGATCCTTGTCATGAATTACTGCCAGCATTATTAATGTTTAATAATATATTGGGAGGTGGCTCACATAGTAAACTTTTTACTGCCGTTAGAGAAAAACACAGTTTGGCTTATTATGCTAGCTCCCAAACCGTTCGTAATAAACAAATGTTATTTATAGAGGCAGGAATTGAACCAAGTAAATTTGAGCAAACTAAAAAAATTATTAAAGAGCAATTAGCTGATATGGTTAAAGGAAGCATAAGTGATACTGAACTTGATAGGGCTAGAACAGCTTTAGTAAATAGTTTATGGGCATTACAAGACTATTCCGGTGGTAATATTGATTACTATTTAGTTGGTCTGTTAACGGGTTGTTCTTACAGTACAGAGCAAATGGAAAAGCAAATCTCGAGAGTTACCAAAGATGATGTAATTAGGGTAGCTAGACAGACTGCAATTGACACCATTTATTTCCTAACCTCTACAAAGGAGGCTAATTAA